From Drosophila suzukii unplaced genomic scaffold, CBGP_Dsuzu_IsoJpt1.0 scf_4, whole genome shotgun sequence, a single genomic window includes:
- the LOC139354865 gene encoding uncharacterized protein: MFDRWNSFKDKILIYFKRHIHNEDCKRQLLDVERANVDAQDYLTLILLNAVLPPTSRILNQNGKRNQKPTIADAQLSMVLWLSSLNDYERRINNIVREKYLEGTTI; the protein is encoded by the exons ATGTTCGataggtggaacagctttaaGGACAAAATTCTGATATATTTCAAACGGCACATCCACAACGAAGACTGCAAGCGACAACTACTTGATGTAGAACGCGCCAACGTTG ATGCCCAGGATTACTTGACCCTTATTTTGCTTAATGCCGTCTTGCCGCCGACATCTCGGATCTTGAATCAAAACGGGAAAAGGAACCAAAAACCGACAATAGCGGATGCTCAACTTTCGATGGTACTATGGCTTTCAAGCTTGAATGACTATGAACGTCGTATCAACAATATAGTCAGGGAAAAGTATTTAGAGGGAACAACAATATAG